The region CACGACGGGTGCTCGATGCAGCTGCTGAGGAGATGGGTCGAACAGTTCACTGGATGAACGTGTTCGCCGGCGGGGAGGCCGAAACACTGTACAACGAACCAGTTCCGCAGGAGACCGTTACCGCATTCGAGCGATATCGTGTCGGCCTCGTCGGTCCACTCTCGACACGCTCGGAGCAGCGTCTCCGAACGACCCTCTGGGAGCGACTCGACCTCGAGGCAGAAATCGGACCGATATCCCATCTCACGTGGACACCATCCTCAGTCACCACACGCGACGAGGTGGATCTCGTTTGCTTCAGAGATATCACCGAAGACGCCGCTGCAGGGCTCGAATTCGACGCCAACTCCGTCGACGTGGATCGGATACGGACGTTCATCGACACGGAGCTGGACCGGCCTGGGATCGACACTGGCCCGGCCGGAATCAGCATCAGGCCGATTACCCGAACGGGCACGGAACGACTCGTCGAGCGCGCCGTGGAGTTCGCGCTCGATCGGGATCGCAATCGCGTGACGATCGTCCACCAGAGCGATCAGCTTCCAGCCACGGACGGAGGGTTCCGGACGTGGGCGCTCGAGTATCTCGACGCGGAATACGCCGACGCCACGATCAGCGAGGACGTCTTCCGGTCGGAGTACGAGACGTATCCCGACGACGAGCTGGTCGTCGACGCACGGTACACTGACGACGTCTATCGACAGCTCATCACCGATCCGGGCGATCTCGACGTATTGGTCGCACCTGCCCTCGCTGGCGCGTACCTCTTCACACTCGGGTCGGAAGTGGTCGGCGGCGCCGGCGTCACGCCCTCAGCCGCGGTCAGTGACGGGCTGTTTCTCGCTGGCCCCCAACACGGTGCCGATCCCGACGTCGGCGACGAGGACGAGGCGAATCCGATCGCAACGATACGCGCCGGCTGTTTGCTGTTCGAGGAACTTGGGTGGGGAGATGCAGCAGGCGTCGTCCGTGACGCCGTCGAGGCGACGCTCGCGGACGGCATCGTCACCCGCGACCTCGCTTGCCGGACGGAGCGCTGCACGGTCGTGACGACCCAGACGTTCACGACACAGGTCGTCGAACACATTCGTACGCCGCGTGAGCAGGATATGTCGGGCGGGGTCCAGACGACGGCCGAGGAGCGGGCGGGCATCAAAAGCATGATTGCTGGCCTGTACAACGTGCTGTTCGAGGATCAGATCGTACCGATGGATATCCACCTGAATCAGCTCCGGTGCGAGGACGAGGAGGCCGATGTATATTTGCCCGAGGTCGGGATTAATTTCCGGTACTGGCGGCTCTGGTCGGTCGAACGCCGGCTCGAAGTGCTGATTCACGAGCTCGCTCACGTCGAGAACTACGACGACGACCATGAGCCTTCCTTCTACGACCGGTTCGTCGAGCTCACCGAGATTGCAGAAGACTGGCAGGCGGAACTGGAGGTCGTGTTCGACAAACAGATCGATTTCGAACTGGTGAAACGCCACATCGCTGAATCCGTCCACGAGGAGACCATTGAGCCCGATATCGAGTCCGTCGAAGAACGGCAACAGGCACTCAGGCGGGCATTCGGGCTTCCCGAAGACGGCTACTACTGATTGCAGTCACGTTTCCCGGAGATAGCCCCAGCTCACGAGCTGTTCAATATCCTCGAACCAGCGGTCGCCGATATCGCTCCGATAGAACTTGTTCGGGAGGATCACCTCTTCCGCTCGGCTGTATGCCTGCTCTTGGGCGAGGCGCATCGTTCGTCCTTTGCCAGTGACGACGAGCACTTCACCGGTTTCGCCCGCAACGCGATACTCGCCGTCCGTATGCTTGATGTCCTCAAGATGGATTCCGTCCGGGATTCCGTCCCCGCGGAATCTCACGACGAGGTCGCGGCTGTGTTCCTCGAACCACTCGACGTCGTCGGCCGGGAACGGCGGCACGCACATTCGGAACCCGACCTGATAGCCGTCGTGGACGTCGAGTTCGGGCTGGGTGTCCGTTGCCAGCCCGTACAGGAACTCATCGATTCGCGTCTCCATCGCCGCCTCCTGAATCAGAATCTGGGGATAGCCAAAGCGTGGCGTCACCTCCAGCGGGAAAATCCCCGACTCGTTGACGATGCAGTTGATGTCGAACGGGCCGACGTACCCTTCCTCACGTAGGAGCGCTTCGAATGGCGCAATAGTTTCGTAAAACAATCTGTTCGGCCCATCCCAGAACATGCTGGTCCCCATCTCACCGGTCATCGGACCGAGATCGTCCGGAAAGAGGCGCTTGTGCTCGAACGTGTAGTTGATGGGTGTCACGAACTCCTGACCGTCGAAGAACGCACAGACCGAAATCTCGATGCCCTCCTTGCAGCGCTGGAGCTGGAACTCCTCGACCGTTTGGTTCCACGCGTCGCGATAGCGCTGCAGCATCTGAATCACGTCGGCACCATCCTCGGCCTGCCCGACGTAGAGGAGTTGGTTGAAGTTCTGGGCCTCGCCACACGGTTTGATCACGTACGGGTTCGGGTGGTCGCGGACGTACTCGATACCGTCGTCGATATCGTCGAAAATAACGGAGTCGATGACGTTCAGTCCGAGGTCGGCCATCGTGTCGTGGCCGAAGCCACGGGCTTCTTCGAGCCGGTCGGTCAACTCGGTGCCGCCAACGACGGGAATCCCCTCCTCGCGGAGCCGTTCGGCGTGCGTTCCCAGTCCGAATCCGTCGTCGAATATGACGATGTCGGCCCAGCCGAGGTCAGCCTCCCAGTCGTCGGCTTTCGGGACGATTCCATCCGCGACGTCCTGTGAGAACTCGTCTTCCGTAATCGCGTACTTGATGTTGTTTCCCGCGTTCTGTACCCGCCAGGCGATGTCGCCGATCAATCCGTCCAGCGAGACGAACAGGAAGTTACGTTCTGTCATACTGTCTGTTGGGTATCTCTCGGAAGCGGTTGGTCCGAACACGCAGCAAGACACCTAATGAACCGTCGAGGGAGTGTCGCACTGAGCTCGGCAGCGGCACAGAATCTACCATCCAGTCGGTACACCATAGATACTGATGAGTGGGGAGCACGGTAAAAGACCGGATTTGTCACAGCGAGAGTAGCATAGTGCTATGGCACCCCTATCTTGTGGGAGAACTGCTACCTGAGGAGTCCATTAAACTGAATATCGATGTGCAGTGGAAACTGGGGTGTGACCGTAGATATAACCGAACCCTCATCTTTGCATTACCATGAAGATCGGAACCGCAGAGTCAGCACCGGGGACGACAGCAACTGGGTGGCTCGACGTCACAGAACTGCCGACAGGGACGACCGAGCGACTTCCGGTTCTCATTACAGAGGGGAGTCACCCCGCACGGGGCGGTCAAAACCACTATCGACGCACAACAGGCGGGATACGTCCTCGGACGACGCCACGGGGTTGGGACCTACGAGAACGACATCCTCCGGAGTATGGCGGCCAAGGACAATAGCGACCTGTTCGAAGAACGATCCTGAATCCTGAGCGGCCATCGTTCCGGAAACACGGTGTTTATGCGGGTGAGTACCGCAGTGGTCCTCAAGACAGATGACCGAAGGGACAGCGCCGGACCACCGTACAATCGAAGAGCGAATCGTTGGCCTGTACACCATCCTCTACGAGGATGACCTGACACTCGACGATATCGAATTCTACGAACTCGAAAACGAGCAGTATGAAGGAGAGATTTACCTTCCACAGATCGGATTGAACGTCACCCTCTGGCAGGAGTGGTCGACCGAGAAGCGTGTCGAAGTACTGATCCACGAGTTCGCCCACACCGAAAACTACGAGGACGACCACCATCCCGATTTCTGGGATCGGATCGTCGAACTCACGGAGGTGGCGATCGACCACCGACGAGAAATCGAAGCGGTGTTCGACGCAGAACTGGATCCAGACGAACTGAAACGGGTCGTCGTCGATTCCATCCACGAGTGGGTCATCGAAACGGAAATCGACTCGGTCGAAACCCGCAAGCGCGAAGTCGGTGCGGCATTAAATCTCCCACCGGATCAGATCTCGTTGGATTGACCGTAATCGCGCCTTCCAACGGGCTCAGCCAACTCACACCGGCACAGTGAACGTGTTACTTCGGCGTGGTGGGCCCCAGTCATCGGGGCTTGGTTCATAGCCCGCCCCGACGCAGAACCGCATCGCTCCCGGGCTGGTTTCCGCGGTGAGTTCGGCTGTTTCGATAATCTCGCCGTCAAGACTGAACTGGACGGGCGCGCCGCCATGAGTCACGTGGAGGTTTGAGACCTTGACTCGGGTGAGGTGGCTGGCACCCCGGCGGAAGAGGCGGTCGGCGGCGCCGCGAGTGAGGTACTGGAGTGTGGGGAGGTCCTCGATGATGACGACGTTCATCAGCCCGTCCTCCATGTTTGCCTGTCGGCGCTGTTCACCGGGGAACCGTCGGCCGTTCCCGATGAGCAGCATTAGGGCGTCGCCCTCCCAGACTGGGTCGCGTTCGGGGCCCGCCGTGACGTGGAGTTCAAGTGCCTCGAAGTCCCGCGCCACCGAGAGGGTGGTCAGGACGTACGCGAGCACGCCGAGGCGTTGCTTGAGGTCGGGAGACGTCCGAGCACTCGCCTCGGCGGTCAATCCGCCGACACAGGAGTTGAGAAACAGCCGCCCGTTCGCCACGCCGAGGTCGAGTGGTCGTCGGTCCCCGGTCTCGATGACCTCGAACGCGTTCTGGACGCCCCGGATGCCGATGTTGTCCGCGAAGTCGTTCCCCGTCCCGGCCGGAATGACGCCGAGCGCGACAGAGTCCAGACAGTCTGCCTCTCGGACGCCTTGCACGGTCTTGTTGAGTGTGCCGTCACCCCCGCAGGCGACAACGGTATCGGTACGCGTGGCTGCATCCGCGGCGAGCTCGACCGTGTGGTCGCCACTTTCTGCGTCGAGGACCTCCCAGTCCCGGGCGAGTGCGATTTCGCGGGCTTGGCGGGTTCGCTCTCCATCGCCGCTCCGTGGATTCCGGACGACGATCGGCGAGTCTGTGGGCATTGGTGACCGTTTTCGACCAGCAGGGAAATGTATGCCGACGAGCGGGCCGGGAGCACGGCTGTGCCCTCCGGCAGCTGTCGTGGATTCTCGCACGAGTCTGTTGGCGACCATTTTTATAGGCACAGTGAGGATAGCAGTCGTGTTCGACTGCGACCTTCACACGCATAGCCGGTTCTTCCATCTCTCCCCAGCAGTCGGGACCGCGTACGATCCGTTCGGTGTTCGGCTGTCGCTGCGCGTCGCTCACCGTCGTGGACTCGATGGCATCGCCATCACGAACCACGACTTCTTTCGGCCGGAGACGATCACTGCTGACACGTGTCTGCCCGGAATCGAGATCTCGACGACTGCGGGACATCTCCTCGTCGTCGGCCCCGACCCACCCACCCGAACGGAACCCGGGGAGTTGGACCCGCTCGCAGCCGTCGAGCTGGCACACGACCACGGCTGCGCGGCGATCATCGCCCATCCGCTCCGGAACAGCACGCTGGTCGATTATGATGCACCTTACGACGCGATTGAGGTCAACGGCAAGCACCCGGAGCACCGCCGACAGATCGAATCGTTGGCTCGCGAACACGGCCTCCCCATCGTCGGCGGGAGTGACGCGCATTTCCCGTTCGAGGTGGGGCGTGTCTCCACGCGCCTCGACATCGACGCCCTGACCCCGACGGCCGTGGTCGAGGCGATTCGTGATGGCCGCGTCGAACCGACGTTCCGCGACGGCCGCGTCCAACGGGGACTCCACCGCCTCTACAGGGTGATCCATCGAGGGAAAGGCCATCTGTGAGACACAGTCCACGCTGACGCCGAGGAGCTGCAGCGAGCGCCCCGCGTCCACGGCGGGGAGGAGGTCACCCGTATCCTTCACAGTGGACGTGCCGGTCCGGGACGCCGAGTCGCTGGACAGCGGTTTCGAGGCTGTAGACCATCGCATTGATTCCGCAGGCATACACCTCCAGCTGGCCCGGGTCGATGCGGGCATCAACCGTCACCGCCGGCCGGTTTTCGAGCATTTCTGCCATATGCCGACCAAACGCCGCATCCGCAAGCGCACGTTCGTCGACGTATTTCAGCAACGCGTCCTGGATATAGTCGGTTTCCCCGTTCCACGCGGTGAGCCATGGTTCCCGTGAGAGACAGGGGACATAGTGGAAGTTCTTGTGGTCGGACGCCAACTCGAGAAACGCATCGTGATAGGGGAGATCGTCTTCCCATGCAGCACCGAGAAAGAGCCATACGTCGCGTTCTTCTCCTCGATATTCATCTCGTCCCGTCTCAAAACTGTAGTCGATCATACTCTTCATCGGTGCAACACCGGTTCCTGTCGCGACAAAGACAATGTCACGTTTTGACGGATTTTCGAGGAGAAGGTGACCGTTCGGCCCACGGACAGTGATCTGATTACCAACAGACAACTCATCACAGAGTCGTGGCGAAAGTCGTCCCTCAGGGACGCGGCGGATGCAAAGTTCTGTGTCACCCCTGGTTGGTGAACTGGCAACCGAATACGGCCGGGTGCGGCCATCATACCGAATCGAGACGTACTGTCCCGCGGCGAAATCGAATGGATGGTCGGTTTCGAAGACGACCCGAAGTAACGCTGGATGGGCGCGTTCAAACCGGTCATGGAGTGCTCCAATCTGCGATGCAAGCCCTCGACTGGCTTTTGTTGCCGCCTCGAATATCCGTTCCCAGTCGAGTTTCCCACTAGTCGGAATCGCGTGGGCAAACCCGTGGTCCTTTCCGAGTTCGAGGAGTGCCGTCCGAATTTCCTTCTGTCGGTCACGATCCATCGTCTCGACGTCTGTGACCGTCGCGGATTTCGAAATCAACGGAAGCGAGTCCGCATAGTCGTGTTGGGAGTTGTGGTCTCTAATGGTCATACACTGTGCGTGAGAGGGTAGTATCTAAACATTCCGGCTGGTCGGTTCTGGCAACGTGTGGACGGAGTACCGCCACGAACCCAGTATTCGCGACATCTATCAAACGGTGAATAGATGAAATCGGTGTCCTACACTTATATATGAATGGGACGGGTGGCATCGACGAAGTGATCTAATATATGGGACTCCTCGATTCATTCGGTGCACTGGCCAGTAGCATTCTTGCATCAATCGTCATGCTCGTGTTCGCCATCCTCAGCTTTTTCATCACCGTGTTTATCGTGCAGATCGGTGCTGGCTTAGCCGGGTACTCCCCGACCGGGGATTTCGTTGCGCTGTCCGCCGCGGTCCTGGCTGCAAGCGCGATCATGGCTGGCGCATCGCCGATGTCGGGACTCAGCGGCATAACCGACACGACCACCTCCTCACGGTAGTCGCCTCGAAGACACCTCACTGTCTACGTAGTAAACTACCCCGCCCTACTCGCTCGCGGTCGCCTTACGACGACCACTCACTCCTTGCGGGGCGGGGCTTTGCCGAAACGACATTGTGCCCCGTGACCCCGTGCATGGGCGCGGCCCGGCTTCCTCTTCCCGTCCTGTCGTCGGCGTGGGTGCATTGTTGATGCCTCCCACTCCGGCCGACGACGAGGAGACGGAAGAACCGGCTGGCAGATGTGCCTGTTTGTTGACTGGGGCTGTCGAGTTCCGGTGCGGTCGAAGGAGCGATCCTCTCGACCGCGACCCGCTCAGCCACCGAGGAAGCGGTCGCGCACCTCCGGATCCCCGAGGAGTTCGTTCCCAGGACCCTCGTAGGCGTTCCCGCCGTTGACAAGGACGTAGCCGCGGTCACAGTGGCGCAGCGCCTCCTTGGCGTTCTGTTCGACCATCAGGATGGCCGTGCCGTCGTCGTTGATGTCGTCGATCCGGTCGAACATCTCTGCGACGAGGTCCGGCGCGAGGCCGGCGGACGGCTCGTCGAGCAGCAGGAGATCCGGGTCGAGCATGAGGGCGCTCCCCATCGCGAGCATCTGCTGTTGCCCGCCCGACATCGAGCCGGCGCGCTGGCGCTGACGTTCGCGGAGGACGGGGAACCGCTCGAAGACCTCGTCGATGCGTCCCTCGGGGACGTCGTCGACGATGTACGCGCCCATTTCGAGGTTCTCGCGGACCGTGAGCGACGGAAAGAGGTTGTCCGTCTGCGGGACGTAGCTGATTCCCTCGCGGATGATGTCGCGTGTTGAGACGTCGTGGATGGGCGTCCCATCGAAGGTGATCGACCCATCCATGTACGTCGTCAGCCCGAAGACGGACTTCATTGCCGTCGACTTGCCCGCGCCGTTGGGTCCGACGATGGTGA is a window of halophilic archaeon DL31 DNA encoding:
- a CDS encoding Monosaccharide-transporting ATPase (PFAM: ABC transporter-like~KEGG: hla:Hlac_2095 ABC transporter related~SMART: ATPase, AAA+ type, core), whose protein sequence is MSDVSLLDIDSLDAGYGDMQILTDVDMDVADGEYVTIVGPNGAGKSTAMKSVFGLTTYMDGSITFDGTPIHDVSTRDIIREGISYVPQTDNLFPSLTVRENLEMGAYIVDDVPEGRIDEVFERFPVLRERQRQRAGSMSGGQQQMLAMGSALMLDPDLLLLDEPSAGLAPDLVAEMFDRIDDINDDGTAILMVEQNAKEALRHCDRGYVLVNGGNAYEGPGNELLGDPEVRDRFLGG
- a CDS encoding Isocitrate dehydrogenase (NADP(+)) (KEGG: hvo:HVO_2588 isocitrate dehydrogenase~PFAM: Isocitrate/isopropylmalate dehydrogenase), whose amino-acid sequence is MTFEHIEVPDSGDRIQYDSEAGTFSQVESPIIPVVTGDGVGGAVVPAARRVLDAAAEEMGRTVHWMNVFAGGEAETLYNEPVPQETVTAFERYRVGLVGPLSTRSEQRLRTTLWERLDLEAEIGPISHLTWTPSSVTTRDEVDLVCFRDITEDAAAGLEFDANSVDVDRIRTFIDTELDRPGIDTGPAGISIRPITRTGTERLVERAVEFALDRDRNRVTIVHQSDQLPATDGGFRTWALEYLDAEYADATISEDVFRSEYETYPDDELVVDARYTDDVYRQLITDPGDLDVLVAPALAGAYLFTLGSEVVGGAGVTPSAAVSDGLFLAGPQHGADPDVGDEDEANPIATIRAGCLLFEELGWGDAAGVVRDAVEATLADGIVTRDLACRTERCTVVTTQTFTTQVVEHIRTPREQDMSGGVQTTAEERAGIKSMIAGLYNVLFEDQIVPMDIHLNQLRCEDEEADVYLPEVGINFRYWRLWSVERRLEVLIHELAHVENYDDDHEPSFYDRFVELTEIAEDWQAELEVVFDKQIDFELVKRHIAESVHEETIEPDIESVEERQQALRRAFGLPEDGYY
- a CDS encoding hypothetical protein (KEGG: hut:Huta_0656 hypothetical protein), with protein sequence MGLLDSFGALASSILASIVMLVFAILSFFITVFIVQIGAGLAGYSPTGDFVALSAAVLAASAIMAGASPMSGLSGITDTTTSSR
- a CDS encoding Conserved hypothetical protein CHP00147 (TIGRFAM: Conserved hypothetical protein CHP00147~PFAM: Diacylglycerol kinase, catalytic region~KEGG: htu:Htur_0775 diacylglycerol kinase catalytic region~SMART: Diacylglycerol kinase, catalytic region), with product MPTDSPIVVRNPRSGDGERTRQAREIALARDWEVLDAESGDHTVELAADAATRTDTVVACGGDGTLNKTVQGVREADCLDSVALGVIPAGTGNDFADNIGIRGVQNAFEVIETGDRRPLDLGVANGRLFLNSCVGGLTAEASARTSPDLKQRLGVLAYVLTTLSVARDFEALELHVTAGPERDPVWEGDALMLLIGNGRRFPGEQRRQANMEDGLMNVVIIEDLPTLQYLTRGAADRLFRRGASHLTRVKVSNLHVTHGGAPVQFSLDGEIIETAELTAETSPGAMRFCVGAGYEPSPDDWGPPRRSNTFTVPV
- a CDS encoding Oxidoreductase FAD-binding domain protein (PFAM: Oxidoreductase FAD-binding region; Oxidoreductase FAD/NAD(P)-binding~KEGG: hut:Huta_0655 oxidoreductase FAD/NAD(P)-binding domain protein), which translates into the protein MTIRDHNSQHDYADSLPLISKSATVTDVETMDRDRQKEIRTALLELGKDHGFAHAIPTSGKLDWERIFEAATKASRGLASQIGALHDRFERAHPALLRVVFETDHPFDFAAGQYVSIRYDGRTRPYSVASSPTRGDTELCIRRVPEGRLSPRLCDELSVGNQITVRGPNGHLLLENPSKRDIVFVATGTGVAPMKSMIDYSFETGRDEYRGEERDVWLFLGAAWEDDLPYHDAFLELASDHKNFHYVPCLSREPWLTAWNGETDYIQDALLKYVDERALADAAFGRHMAEMLENRPAVTVDARIDPGQLEVYACGINAMVYSLETAVQRLGVPDRHVHCEGYG
- a CDS encoding PHP domain protein (PFAM: PHP, C-terminal~KEGG: htu:Htur_0776 PHP domain protein), coding for MPTSGPGARLCPPAAVVDSRTSLLATIFIGTVRIAVVFDCDLHTHSRFFHLSPAVGTAYDPFGVRLSLRVAHRRGLDGIAITNHDFFRPETITADTCLPGIEISTTAGHLLVVGPDPPTRTEPGELDPLAAVELAHDHGCAAIIAHPLRNSTLVDYDAPYDAIEVNGKHPEHRRQIESLAREHGLPIVGGSDAHFPFEVGRVSTRLDIDALTPTAVVEAIRDGRVEPTFRDGRVQRGLHRLYRVIHRGKGHL
- a CDS encoding Phosphoribosylglycinamide synthetase, C-domain-containing protein (PFAM: Phosphoribosylglycinamide synthetase, C-domain; Phosphoribosylglycinamide synthetase, ATP-grasp (A) domain~KEGG: hvo:HVO_2530 phosphoribosylamine-glycine ligase); its protein translation is MTERNFLFVSLDGLIGDIAWRVQNAGNNIKYAITEDEFSQDVADGIVPKADDWEADLGWADIVIFDDGFGLGTHAERLREEGIPVVGGTELTDRLEEARGFGHDTMADLGLNVIDSVIFDDIDDGIEYVRDHPNPYVIKPCGEAQNFNQLLYVGQAEDGADVIQMLQRYRDAWNQTVEEFQLQRCKEGIEISVCAFFDGQEFVTPINYTFEHKRLFPDDLGPMTGEMGTSMFWDGPNRLFYETIAPFEALLREEGYVGPFDINCIVNESGIFPLEVTPRFGYPQILIQEAAMETRIDEFLYGLATDTQPELDVHDGYQVGFRMCVPPFPADDVEWFEEHSRDLVVRFRGDGIPDGIHLEDIKHTDGEYRVAGETGEVLVVTGKGRTMRLAQEQAYSRAEEVILPNKFYRSDIGDRWFEDIEQLVSWGYLRET